The following proteins are co-located in the Shumkonia mesophila genome:
- a CDS encoding autoinducer 2 ABC transporter substrate-binding protein yields MKTLLTSLVLATALATGSAFAANGPVDTSQVRKDIVTSATGKKYSIATVVKVDGIAWFDRMRDGVKQFGADTGQDTWMVGPSQADAAAQVQIVENLIAQGVDAICIVPFSVEAVEPVLKKARDRGIVVIAHEASNIQNADYVLEAFDNLAYGAKLMEILGGYMKGEGKYVATVGSLTSKSQNEWIDGAIAYQKQHFPKMTLATQRLETYDDANTDYNKLKEVLTTYPDIKGIVGGPMPTSAGAGRLIAERGLKDKLFFSGTGLVSVAGEYLKGGDIQYIQFWDPAVAGYAMNILAVMALQKKNGEIKAGLDLGLPGYTKLITPVAGRPNLLYGAGWVGVTKDNMSKYNF; encoded by the coding sequence ATGAAGACGTTACTGACATCGTTAGTTCTTGCCACCGCCCTCGCCACCGGTTCGGCGTTCGCGGCGAATGGTCCCGTCGATACCTCGCAGGTCCGCAAGGACATTGTGACCAGCGCCACCGGCAAGAAGTATTCCATCGCCACCGTGGTCAAGGTCGACGGCATCGCCTGGTTCGACCGGATGCGCGATGGCGTAAAGCAATTCGGAGCGGACACCGGACAGGATACCTGGATGGTCGGCCCCAGCCAGGCCGATGCCGCCGCCCAGGTCCAGATCGTCGAGAATCTGATCGCCCAGGGCGTCGATGCGATCTGCATCGTGCCGTTCTCGGTCGAGGCGGTCGAACCCGTTCTCAAGAAGGCGCGCGACCGGGGGATCGTCGTGATCGCCCATGAAGCCTCGAACATCCAGAACGCCGACTATGTGCTGGAGGCCTTCGACAACCTGGCCTACGGCGCCAAGCTGATGGAAATCCTGGGCGGCTACATGAAGGGCGAGGGCAAATACGTCGCCACGGTCGGCAGCCTGACCTCGAAGTCGCAGAACGAATGGATTGACGGCGCCATCGCCTATCAGAAGCAACACTTCCCGAAGATGACGCTGGCGACCCAGCGCCTGGAAACCTATGACGACGCCAACACCGACTACAACAAGCTGAAGGAAGTCCTCACCACCTATCCCGACATCAAGGGGATCGTCGGCGGGCCGATGCCGACTTCGGCGGGGGCCGGACGCCTGATCGCCGAACGCGGCCTCAAGGACAAGCTGTTCTTCTCGGGGACCGGCCTGGTTTCGGTTGCCGGCGAATACCTCAAGGGCGGTGACATCCAGTACATCCAGTTTTGGGATCCCGCCGTTGCCGGATACGCCATGAATATTCTGGCGGTGATGGCCCTGCAAAAGAAGAACGGCGAGATCAAGGCCGGCCTCGACCTCGGGCTGCCGGGTTACACCAAACTGATTACGCCGGTCGCGGGCAGACCCAACCTGCTGTACGGCGCCGGCTGGGTCGGCGTCACCAAGGACAACATGTCCAAGTACAATTTCTGA
- the deoC gene encoding deoxyribose-phosphate aldolase has translation MGAVRAIRKPTDLAKFIDHTILRPDATASDVGHLCEEAVTHGFHSVCVNPLHTQLVASALAGSAVRTCVVIGFPLGAIPTALKAAEAEWVVAHGAQEVDMVIDIGSLKAGDLRAVRDDIAAVKKACGKALLKVIIETCLLEDHEKVTACQISRDAGADFVKTSTGFSRGGATADDVALMRRTVGDALGVKASGGVRTYADAVQMIDAGASRIGASASVAIVSD, from the coding sequence ATGGGGGCCGTCCGAGCCATCCGGAAACCCACCGATCTCGCCAAGTTCATCGACCATACGATTCTGCGGCCCGATGCGACGGCGAGCGACGTTGGTCACCTGTGCGAGGAAGCCGTCACCCATGGTTTCCATTCGGTGTGCGTCAACCCCTTGCATACGCAGCTCGTCGCCTCGGCGCTTGCTGGCAGCGCGGTTCGGACGTGCGTGGTGATCGGTTTTCCGTTGGGGGCGATACCGACCGCACTGAAGGCGGCGGAGGCCGAATGGGTCGTCGCCCATGGGGCGCAGGAAGTCGACATGGTCATCGACATCGGCAGCCTGAAGGCCGGGGACCTGCGGGCCGTCCGCGACGACATCGCCGCCGTCAAGAAAGCCTGCGGCAAGGCCCTTTTGAAAGTCATCATCGAGACGTGCCTTCTTGAGGATCACGAGAAGGTGACCGCCTGTCAGATCAGCCGCGACGCCGGGGCGGATTTCGTCAAGACGTCAACCGGATTCAGCCGCGGCGGGGCGACGGCGGACGACGTCGCCTTGATGCGCCGGACCGTCGGCGACGCCTTGGGCGTCAAGGCGTCGGGCGGCGTGCGGACCTATGCCGATGCCGTGCAGATGATCGACGCCGGGGCATCGCGGATCGGCGCCAGCGCCAGCGTCGCCATCGTTTCGGATTGA
- a CDS encoding DeoR/GlpR family DNA-binding transcription regulator, which yields MQKQRVSRLAVLAEALETRGSLHLKEAAALLGVSEMTVRRDVASCEGRFTYLGGHIVSAQNEPGSMGYFLDREADSNIDNKREACEQAVSSIENGDTIFIDCGTTMPHLARRIPAGLSLTVVCYAMNVAEIVCKKPNLKVILLGGIYHPSSASFASAEALEMLRKIGINKAFLSAGGVHEKRGVSCSNFHEVPVKQAAIAIALRKIVVVDSSKLGKVKPAFFAGLDDIDTIVTDSGLDEHYHALFAGAGIELHAAPPRCGNIEGDRGLRR from the coding sequence ATGCAAAAGCAAAGGGTCAGCCGATTAGCCGTCCTGGCAGAGGCCCTCGAGACGAGGGGCTCACTGCATCTCAAAGAAGCAGCTGCCCTGCTCGGCGTCTCGGAGATGACGGTGCGCCGCGATGTCGCTTCCTGCGAGGGACGGTTCACCTATCTGGGCGGACATATCGTCAGTGCTCAGAACGAACCCGGCAGTATGGGATATTTCCTCGACCGCGAAGCGGACAGCAACATCGACAACAAGCGTGAGGCTTGTGAACAAGCCGTGTCGTCCATCGAAAACGGCGATACCATCTTCATCGACTGCGGCACCACCATGCCCCATCTGGCTAGGCGCATTCCCGCCGGGTTGTCCCTGACGGTTGTCTGTTACGCAATGAATGTGGCGGAAATCGTCTGTAAGAAGCCAAATCTCAAGGTCATTCTCCTAGGGGGAATCTACCATCCATCCTCGGCTTCGTTCGCCAGCGCCGAGGCATTGGAAATGCTGCGGAAGATCGGTATCAACAAGGCCTTCCTGTCGGCTGGCGGCGTGCACGAAAAGCGGGGCGTAAGCTGTTCAAATTTTCACGAGGTCCCGGTCAAGCAGGCAGCCATCGCCATCGCACTCCGCAAGATCGTGGTCGTCGACTCCAGCAAGTTGGGCAAGGTCAAACCGGCCTTTTTCGCCGGCCTCGACGACATCGACACCATCGTGACCGATTCCGGGTTGGACGAACACTATCACGCCCTGTTCGCAGGGGCCGGGATCGAGTTGCACGCGGCGCCCCCGCGCTGCGGGAACATCGAGGGAGATCGCGGCCTTCGCCGCTGA